The stretch of DNA GCAGGGACGATTGAGCGTTGCACCGGGATCGGGGTAGTGTCCCGCGCGACTAAAACGGAGGCGCGGCGGATTCGTCGCGCCGAAATTCAGATTGGGACGCGGGTTGGGCATGTTTTCGAAGCGGTTCGGCGCCTTCGCGGCGCTCATGCTGACCATTCTCCTGGCGGCGCCGGCCGCGTTCGCGCAGGCGCCGGAACCCTGGCAGCTCGGCCTTCAGGCCGCGGCCTCGCCGGTGGGGCACCAGGTGGGGGCCTTCCACAATCTCCTGCTCTGGATCATCACGGGCATCACGCTGTTCGTGCTGGCCCTGCTCGTCTACGTGATGGTCCGGTTCAACGCGAACCGGAACCCGAACCCGGACAAGACCACCCATCATACCCTGATCGAGGTGGTGTGGACGGTGGTGCCGGTCCTGATCCTGGTGGTGATCGCGATTCCGTCGTTCCGCCTGCTCTACTTCATGGAGAAGGCCGAGAACCCGGAAATGACGGTCAAGGTCACCGGGTACCAGTGGTACTGGGGGTACGAGTACCCCGACCAGGGCGGGGTCTCCTTCACCAGCAACATGATCCCCGACGCGGAACTGAAGCCCGGCCAGAAGCGCCTGCTGGAAGTGGACAACCGCATGGTGGTGCCGGTGAACACCGTCGTCCGCCTGCAGACCACTGCCGCCGACGTGATCCACGCCTTCGCGCTGCCGGCCTTCGGCGTCAAGAAGGATGCCATCCCCGGCCGCTTGAACGAGACCTGGTTCAAGGCCGAGCGCGAGGGCGTCTACTACGGCCAGTGCTCGGAAATCTGCGGCATCAACCACGGCTACATGCCCATCGCGATCGAGGTCGTGTCCAAGCCGGTCTTCGAGGCTTGGGTGAAGCGCGCGCAGGCAGGCAATGTCCTGAGCCCC from Azospirillaceae bacterium encodes:
- the coxB gene encoding cytochrome c oxidase subunit II translates to MFSKRFGAFAALMLTILLAAPAAFAQAPEPWQLGLQAAASPVGHQVGAFHNLLLWIITGITLFVLALLVYVMVRFNANRNPNPDKTTHHTLIEVVWTVVPVLILVVIAIPSFRLLYFMEKAENPEMTVKVTGYQWYWGYEYPDQGGVSFTSNMIPDAELKPGQKRLLEVDNRMVVPVNTVVRLQTTAADVIHAFALPAFGVKKDAIPGRLNETWFKAEREGVYYGQCSEICGINHGYMPIAIEVVSKPVFEAWVKRAQAGNVLSPAMAAADPADGRTQTAQAGN